A genomic window from Salvelinus namaycush isolate Seneca chromosome 21, SaNama_1.0, whole genome shotgun sequence includes:
- the LOC120066425 gene encoding thromboxane-A synthase-like, with protein sequence MQMGPLINTATDTLLTNLNCHAESGESFDIHRCFGCFTMDVIASVAFGTQVDSQKDPDDPFVHHAQKFFSFSFFTPIMFVFIAFPFLIPLARVLPNKRRDEMNNFFINCIQKIIRQRDEQPVEERRRDFLQLMLDTRSSKECVSLEHFDVVNHADELAPRHTHTNQQENVDVSHESPNRRSVQTQKRMMLDDEIVGQAFVFFLAGYETSSNTLAFTCYLLALHPECQSKLQPEVDDFFTRYGFMTKRPSPISTPPQL encoded by the exons atGCAGATGGGTCCTCTGATCAACACTGCTACTGACACCCTGCTCACCAACCTCAATTGTCATGCTGAGTCTGGAGAGAGCTTTGACATTCACAG gtgtTTTGGCTGTTTCACCATGGATGTGATAGCCAGCGTTGCATTTGGCACTCAGGTGGACTCTCAGAAGGACCCAGATGACCCGTTCGTCCACCACGCCCAGAagttcttctctttctccttcttcacaCCCATCATGTTCGTCTTCA TTGCTTTTCCATTCCTGATTCCTCTGGCCCGGGTCCTCCCCAACAAGAGGAGGGATGAGATGAACAACTTCTTCATCAACTGCATTCAGAAGATcatcagacagagagatgagCAGCCAGTTGAAGAG CGGCGGCGAGACTTCCTACAGCTGATGCTGGACACGCGGAGCAGCAAGGAGTGTGTGTCGCTGGAGCACTTTGACGTGGTCAACCATGCAGATGAGCTGGCccccagacacactcacacaaaccaGCAAGAAAATGTTGACGTCAGCCATGAGTCACCCAACAGGCGCTCGGTTCAGACCCAGAAGAGGATGATGTTGGATGATGAGATAGTGGGCCAGGCGTTTGTGTTCTTCTTGGCGGGGTATGAGACCAGTAGCAACACCCTAGCCTTCACCTGCTACCTCCTGGCTCTTCACCCAGAGTGTCAGAGCAAACTGCAGCCTGAGGTGGATGACTTCTTCACCAGATAT GGATTTATGACCAAGAGACCCAGTCCTATATCAACTCCACCTCAGCTGTAA